The proteins below come from a single Chryseobacterium capnotolerans genomic window:
- a CDS encoding efflux transporter outer membrane subunit, with product MKIKNIAYIAFISGTAVSCGVQKYKQPEVKMPDAFRSDSVVVEQNENVAKIGYKDFFKDPVLIGLIDKAMVQNNDLQVALKQIEFASLAYDQSKWGNIPTINATANANISRSSDNSMNGMMGRQFMGKRYTEDYTAALNFSWEADIWGKIKGRKEQALADYLKTQEAAKAVKTQVVAAVVQGYYNLLMLDTQLEITKSNLTYADNTLKFLVKQQELGLTTALAVQQQEIVKDQILKTIPAIESSVATQENALSILTGSMPGKIERSASLNNVQSPDHISAGIPSELLSYRPDIKTAELEVRKSAAAIHVAKMSMYPSLNITAQGGVNAFQISKWFSIPGSLFGMAAGAIAQPILNGKQLKTQYEQSKVLADQAEIGFKQSVLKAVGEVSDALVQIQKLEEQQKIAEGLVVKSNEAVKKADVLFKYNSATYVEVIMAQTNKLTAELELASLKAQRLNAITALYRSVGGGWQ from the coding sequence ATGAAAATTAAAAATATAGCGTATATCGCATTCATTTCAGGAACAGCTGTTTCATGCGGAGTTCAGAAGTATAAACAGCCGGAAGTGAAGATGCCTGATGCTTTCAGAAGTGACAGTGTTGTGGTAGAGCAGAATGAGAATGTCGCAAAAATCGGTTACAAAGATTTTTTCAAAGATCCGGTTCTGATAGGGCTCATTGATAAAGCGATGGTTCAGAATAATGATCTGCAGGTCGCTTTAAAACAAATAGAATTTGCTTCATTAGCATACGATCAAAGCAAGTGGGGGAATATTCCTACCATCAATGCTACTGCCAATGCTAATATCAGCAGGTCATCTGACAATAGCATGAACGGAATGATGGGCAGACAGTTTATGGGAAAAAGGTATACAGAAGATTATACAGCAGCACTTAATTTTTCGTGGGAAGCTGATATCTGGGGAAAGATTAAAGGAAGAAAGGAGCAGGCATTGGCAGACTATCTTAAAACCCAGGAGGCAGCAAAGGCGGTAAAGACACAAGTGGTAGCTGCTGTAGTTCAGGGGTATTATAATCTTTTGATGCTGGATACTCAGTTGGAAATTACAAAGTCTAATCTGACGTATGCTGATAATACCTTGAAATTCTTGGTGAAACAACAGGAGTTGGGATTAACAACAGCCTTAGCGGTACAACAGCAGGAAATTGTAAAAGATCAGATTCTGAAAACGATTCCGGCGATTGAAAGTTCTGTGGCTACACAGGAAAATGCATTAAGTATTTTAACGGGTTCTATGCCTGGGAAAATTGAGAGAAGTGCAAGCCTGAATAATGTACAGTCTCCGGATCATATTTCGGCAGGAATTCCATCGGAATTATTGAGCTACAGACCTGATATAAAAACTGCTGAGTTGGAAGTGAGGAAAAGTGCAGCGGCAATTCATGTTGCTAAAATGAGCATGTATCCATCTTTGAATATTACAGCTCAGGGCGGAGTGAATGCCTTTCAGATCAGCAAATGGTTCAGTATTCCGGGGTCTCTTTTCGGAATGGCTGCCGGAGCTATTGCTCAGCCTATTTTAAACGGAAAACAGCTGAAAACCCAGTACGAACAGTCTAAAGTATTGGCTGACCAGGCGGAAATAGGTTTTAAACAATCGGTATTGAAGGCGGTAGGAGAGGTTTCTGATGCGTTAGTACAGATTCAAAAGCTGGAAGAACAGCAGAAAATTGCTGAAGGGCTGGTCGTGAAATCTAATGAGGCGGTGAAAAAAGCTGATGTGTTATTCAAATACAATTCAGCAACGTATGTAGAAGTGATCATGGCTCAAACCAATAAGCTTACTGCTGAATTGGAACTGGCTTCTCTGAAAGCTCAACGATTGAATGCAATCACTGCGCTGTATCGCTCCGTAGGTGGCGGATGGCAATAA
- a CDS encoding DUF2652 domain-containing protein — MKNTGIQEGIILIPDFSGFTEFVFNTKLYTGEYIVRQLLSTLIDVNDQYFEISEIEGDAILFYRYDENPSYHSISKMLWKMRNAFNGKIKELSKNLSTTIDLSLKFIVHYGAFSQYNIGNFRKLYGKPIVEAHQLLKNGWAEKPSYALFSNSFLENTNNEEADFNKDQLHLPEVGMIHYFENTI; from the coding sequence ATGAAGAATACAGGTATACAGGAGGGAATCATTTTAATTCCGGATTTCAGCGGATTTACCGAATTTGTGTTCAATACCAAACTTTATACAGGAGAATATATTGTAAGACAACTACTATCTACGCTGATTGATGTGAACGATCAGTACTTTGAAATTTCTGAAATTGAAGGGGATGCTATTTTGTTTTATCGTTATGACGAAAACCCATCATATCACAGTATTTCCAAGATGCTATGGAAAATGCGTAATGCATTCAATGGAAAAATAAAAGAATTGAGTAAAAATTTAAGTACGACAATAGATTTGTCACTGAAGTTTATTGTTCACTATGGGGCTTTTTCGCAATATAATATCGGGAATTTCAGAAAGTTGTATGGTAAACCTATTGTGGAGGCTCATCAGCTCTTGAAAAATGGCTGGGCAGAGAAGCCTTCGTATGCATTATTCAGTAATTCTTTTTTAGAAAATACAAATAATGAGGAAGCTGATTTTAATAAAGACCAACTTCACCTGCCAGAGGTGGGTATGATTCATTATTTTGAAAATACAATCTAG
- a CDS encoding outer membrane beta-barrel protein has protein sequence MKRILFSIAALTGSLALAQTQAPDPAAKDTVKGNAKEIEAVTIVARKPTVESKVDRTVFNVANSAIVAGNTTWDVLRMTPLVSIDNSDAIKAEGQSVTVYINDRKSVFTGKELKEYLKTIPADNLLKIEVITSPSSRYEATGSVINIVLKKRDDEGLKGSISLSNRIGTKNTQYSNFNLNYHKKKFTQTLIGSYANNNYVQKGSSNLVFYADNTLNRDLSYETISKSETPSLSSTSEFELNDKNNIGLVMELFQSRNLSWSNTDGKEYDYDKKKFIDYHQAQNANGFYRNLGTNVFYKYYDKEKNRILDINLGTNYSGNDNNELINKTIVDDSKIKEIGSINNAQMRNYYLKVDYTQPLGKSWGTIEVGAKTELNNHIIPNNLYGYSLGTAEYTDLSTKDKFHYEDNITSVYANYSKTFFKKLETRIGLRYEYIDFRVRQDVAGTERKDGYGTFLPNLLLKYSFSDKYDLSLTYDRKIWRPWYSEFNPFLTPSIDGTYSRGNMDLNPNPNDRLYLKFGILKKVFYLCKIYAHQPGLLDHVHKRRRKKRILSWQLQW, from the coding sequence ATGAAAAGAATATTATTTTCTATAGCAGCATTAACAGGTTCTCTGGCGCTGGCTCAGACACAGGCACCAGATCCGGCTGCTAAGGATACTGTAAAGGGAAATGCAAAAGAGATAGAGGCGGTTACCATTGTGGCAAGAAAACCAACCGTAGAGTCTAAAGTAGACCGAACTGTTTTTAATGTGGCCAACAGTGCTATTGTAGCTGGAAATACAACTTGGGATGTTTTGAGAATGACCCCTCTGGTAAGTATTGATAATAGTGATGCTATAAAGGCGGAAGGACAGTCGGTAACCGTATATATCAATGATAGAAAATCAGTTTTTACAGGAAAAGAATTAAAGGAATATCTTAAAACCATTCCGGCAGATAATCTACTGAAGATTGAAGTTATTACCAGCCCGTCTTCAAGATACGAAGCTACCGGTTCCGTGATCAATATTGTATTGAAGAAACGTGATGATGAAGGATTGAAAGGAAGTATTTCGCTAAGTAACAGAATTGGTACAAAAAATACACAGTATTCTAATTTTAACCTGAATTATCATAAGAAGAAATTTACTCAGACCCTGATTGGCAGTTATGCCAATAATAATTACGTACAAAAAGGTTCCAGTAATCTGGTATTTTATGCTGATAATACCTTGAACAGAGATCTAAGCTATGAAACCATTTCCAAAAGTGAAACTCCCTCGCTTTCCTCTACTTCTGAATTTGAACTGAATGATAAAAATAATATCGGACTTGTTATGGAGCTTTTTCAGAGCCGAAACTTATCATGGTCCAATACGGATGGAAAAGAGTATGATTATGATAAAAAAAAATTTATAGATTATCATCAGGCCCAAAATGCTAACGGCTTTTATCGTAACCTGGGAACCAATGTTTTTTATAAGTATTATGACAAAGAAAAAAACAGAATTCTGGATATTAATCTAGGGACTAATTATTCCGGAAACGATAACAATGAACTCATCAATAAAACCATTGTGGATGATTCTAAGATTAAGGAAATAGGATCCATAAACAATGCCCAGATGCGTAATTATTATCTGAAGGTAGACTACACCCAGCCATTAGGAAAATCCTGGGGTACTATTGAAGTTGGAGCAAAGACAGAACTTAACAACCACATTATTCCTAATAATCTTTATGGATACAGTCTGGGAACTGCTGAATATACAGACCTTTCTACAAAAGATAAGTTCCATTATGAAGATAATATCACTTCGGTATATGCCAACTACAGTAAAACGTTTTTCAAGAAGTTGGAAACCAGAATAGGGCTTCGATATGAATATATTGATTTTAGAGTAAGACAGGATGTAGCAGGAACCGAAAGAAAAGATGGTTATGGTACTTTTCTTCCTAACTTATTACTGAAATATAGTTTCTCAGATAAATATGATCTGAGCCTTACTTATGACCGCAAAATATGGAGACCCTGGTATTCTGAGTTCAATCCTTTTTTAACTCCATCCATTGACGGAACCTATTCCAGAGGAAATATGGATTTGAACCCAAACCCAAACGACAGGCTTTATCTGAAGTTTGGAATCCTGAAAAAAGTATTTTATCTCTGCAAGATATATGCACACCAACCAGGATTATTGGACCACGTACACAAGCGAAGGCGGAAGAAACGTATCTTATCCTGGCAACTTCAATGGTAG
- the metQ gene encoding methionine ABC transporter substrate-binding lipoprotein MetQ yields the protein MKKIKILGLIAAGVLLFSACSGRKDDPNFIRVGITYGPEQEVAEVAKKVAKEKYNLEVELIPFNDYVVPNEALVNGDIDANAFQHAPYLTEQSKQRGYNLAIVGNTFVYPIVAYSKKIQNISQLQNESTIVIPNDPTNGGRSLLLLQKNGLLKLKAGVGLLPKVTDIIENPKQLKIMEIEGAQIPRVLDDRDVVVGIINNNFAAQAGLDSEKQGIFKEDKDSPYVNLVVARQDNKNSQKVKTFVKAYQSDEVEKKALEVFQGGAVKGW from the coding sequence ATGAAAAAAATAAAGATTTTAGGTTTAATTGCTGCGGGAGTACTGCTTTTTAGTGCTTGTTCAGGGAGAAAGGATGATCCTAATTTTATCAGGGTTGGAATTACTTACGGACCAGAGCAGGAAGTAGCTGAAGTAGCTAAAAAGGTAGCGAAGGAAAAATATAACCTTGAAGTAGAACTTATTCCTTTCAATGATTATGTAGTTCCCAATGAAGCTTTGGTGAATGGAGACATTGATGCAAATGCTTTTCAACATGCCCCTTATTTAACAGAGCAGTCAAAGCAAAGAGGATACAATCTTGCAATCGTAGGAAATACATTTGTCTACCCTATTGTGGCGTATTCAAAGAAGATCCAAAATATCAGTCAGCTTCAAAATGAGAGCACAATTGTAATTCCTAATGACCCTACCAATGGGGGGCGTTCTTTACTTCTATTGCAGAAAAACGGACTCCTCAAACTAAAAGCAGGAGTTGGGCTACTTCCAAAGGTTACTGACATCATAGAGAATCCGAAACAGTTAAAAATTATGGAGATTGAAGGGGCACAGATCCCAAGGGTTTTGGATGACAGAGATGTTGTAGTAGGGATCATCAACAATAATTTCGCGGCACAGGCCGGATTGGATTCGGAAAAGCAAGGAATATTCAAAGAAGATAAAGATTCACCCTATGTTAACCTTGTCGTAGCAAGACAGGATAACAAAAACAGCCAGAAAGTAAAAACCTTCGTTAAAGCTTACCAGTCTGATGAAGTGGAAAAGAAAGCCCTTGAAGTTTTTCAGGGAGGAGCTGTGAAAGGATGGTAA
- the metI gene encoding methionine ABC transporter permease MetI — MLSDAVLALLAKGTWETVYMTFVSGFFGFVLGLPVGILLFLTRKGQLLENVTYYRALSIIVNIFRAIPFIILIVWMIPFTRILAGTSIGVNAALVPLSVGAAPFIARLVENSLIEVPHGLIETARALGASPFQIIRKVLLPEALPSLINNATITLITLVGYSAMGGAVGAGGLGQVGYQYGYIGYDIVIMNTVLILLVLLVFIIQFMGDRLSKRFDHR; from the coding sequence ATGCTTAGTGATGCGGTACTTGCCCTTTTGGCAAAAGGAACCTGGGAAACGGTTTATATGACATTTGTGTCCGGATTTTTTGGATTTGTTTTAGGGCTTCCGGTGGGGATTCTGCTATTTTTAACAAGAAAAGGGCAACTGTTGGAAAATGTAACCTATTACAGAGCATTATCCATTATCGTGAATATTTTCCGTGCGATCCCTTTCATTATTTTAATTGTGTGGATGATTCCTTTCACAAGGATTTTGGCCGGAACATCTATTGGAGTGAATGCCGCATTGGTTCCATTAAGTGTAGGTGCTGCTCCTTTTATTGCAAGATTGGTTGAAAACAGCCTTATCGAAGTTCCTCACGGATTAATAGAAACAGCAAGAGCATTAGGAGCTTCCCCTTTTCAGATCATTAGAAAAGTTTTACTTCCGGAAGCGCTTCCTTCATTAATTAATAATGCTACCATTACTTTGATCACATTAGTAGGTTACTCTGCAATGGGAGGTGCCGTAGGTGCCGGTGGATTAGGCCAGGTTGGATATCAGTATGGATATATCGGGTATGATATTGTCATCATGAATACAGTACTGATCTTATTGGTGCTTTTGGTGTTTATTATCCAGTTTATGGGAGACAGACTTTCTAAGAGGTTTGACCATAGATGA
- a CDS encoding methionine ABC transporter ATP-binding protein, translating into MIEIKNISKTFYQKKQAFKALDQVSLNIDKGDIVGIIGFSGAGKSTLIRTVNLLERPDEGQIIINGRDFTQLSSKQLADERKKIGMIFQHFNLLSSRTVFDNVALPLELDHISKDQINKKVNELLKIVGLEDKANDYPKSLSGGQKQRVAIARALANDPHLLLCDEATSALDPVTTQSILQLLKDINVRLGITILLITHEMDVIKAVCNHVAVIDKGKLLAKGTLSEIISNRENPVIQQFINSDVMTLPQELNIRLQKEPKDGLFPLVEIELSENISVEQILSALYNEHKIPYKLLKADVEYFGNSNFGKLLLQLQGEAEENQKAIYYFNQNKIQNTIKGYA; encoded by the coding sequence ATGATAGAAATCAAAAATATATCAAAAACATTCTACCAGAAGAAACAGGCTTTCAAGGCATTGGATCAGGTAAGCCTTAATATTGACAAAGGAGATATTGTGGGAATTATAGGGTTTTCCGGTGCCGGAAAAAGTACCCTGATCCGTACCGTCAATCTGCTGGAAAGACCGGATGAAGGACAGATCATTATTAATGGAAGAGATTTCACTCAATTAAGTTCAAAACAGCTTGCTGACGAACGTAAAAAAATAGGAATGATCTTCCAGCATTTTAATCTTCTTTCTTCAAGAACTGTTTTTGATAATGTAGCACTTCCCCTGGAGCTGGATCACATCAGCAAAGATCAAATCAATAAAAAAGTCAACGAATTACTGAAAATTGTAGGTCTTGAAGATAAAGCTAATGATTACCCCAAAAGTCTTTCCGGAGGCCAGAAACAAAGAGTGGCCATTGCAAGGGCTCTAGCCAATGATCCTCACCTGCTGCTTTGTGATGAAGCAACCAGTGCACTGGATCCGGTGACCACTCAATCTATTTTACAGCTGCTAAAGGATATTAATGTGAGATTAGGGATTACAATCCTTCTGATTACCCATGAAATGGATGTCATTAAAGCAGTTTGTAACCACGTTGCCGTAATCGACAAAGGAAAACTATTAGCCAAAGGAACTTTAAGTGAGATCATTTCAAACCGGGAAAATCCGGTGATCCAACAATTTATAAATTCAGACGTCATGACCCTGCCACAGGAACTCAATATCAGACTACAGAAAGAGCCAAAAGATGGCTTATTTCCACTGGTCGAAATAGAACTTAGCGAAAATATTAGTGTTGAACAGATTCTTTCGGCATTATACAATGAGCATAAAATCCCATACAAACTTTTGAAAGCAGATGTAGAATATTTTGGGAATTCTAATTTTGGTAAACTACTTTTGCAACTTCAAGGAGAGGCTGAGGAAAACCAAAAAGCCATTTATTATTTTAATCAGAATAAAATTCAAAATACAATAAAAGGATATGCTTAG
- a CDS encoding EamA family transporter — protein sequence MNNSKNKWLVPLAFTNIYVIWGITFLAISFGLKGFPPFILSGLRFLVAGILMIGYLLSKGEKANSLINWKKNAITGVLILTGGTGLVAWGEQYVTASEAAISIATGPFWFIAIDRKNWKYYFSDKFIPIGLAIGFVGLIFFLKGSVHSTAAHAAADPQLRIIAFVVLGLSSIAWVLGSLYSKKNPASQSTFMNIAQQLIVAGAAAFLVALFRGEFTDFSVSNVPVSAWAGVLFLIFFGSIVAYLSYIWLLSVKPAALVSTHTYINPIVTVIAGWLVANQSINGGQLYGLAIILLGVLLTNVTKYFKLSKRSKVKIRRVRRFFNRTGKRYQPI from the coding sequence ATGAACAATTCTAAAAACAAATGGCTGGTTCCATTGGCATTTACAAACATCTATGTAATATGGGGGATTACGTTTTTAGCTATTTCATTTGGCTTGAAAGGTTTTCCACCGTTCATTCTTTCGGGATTAAGATTTCTGGTAGCGGGGATTTTGATGATCGGATATCTTCTGTCTAAAGGAGAAAAAGCAAATTCCTTGATTAACTGGAAAAAAAACGCAATCACCGGAGTTCTTATTCTTACTGGCGGAACAGGCCTTGTAGCTTGGGGAGAACAATATGTAACCGCTTCTGAAGCTGCGATCTCTATAGCAACCGGACCTTTCTGGTTTATTGCCATTGACAGAAAAAACTGGAAATATTATTTCTCAGATAAATTTATTCCGATTGGATTAGCAATTGGTTTTGTAGGATTGATCTTTTTCTTAAAAGGAAGTGTACATTCAACTGCTGCACATGCCGCTGCTGATCCTCAACTTCGTATTATTGCTTTTGTGGTATTGGGATTAAGTTCTATTGCATGGGTTTTAGGGTCTTTATATTCCAAGAAAAATCCTGCCTCACAATCTACCTTTATGAATATTGCCCAACAACTTATTGTAGCAGGAGCGGCTGCTTTTCTAGTCGCTTTATTCAGAGGGGAATTTACTGATTTTTCGGTCTCAAACGTCCCTGTATCGGCATGGGCAGGTGTTCTGTTTTTGATCTTCTTTGGATCGATAGTCGCTTATTTGTCGTACATTTGGCTGTTGTCTGTGAAACCCGCTGCATTGGTAAGCACCCATACCTATATTAATCCTATTGTAACGGTTATTGCCGGATGGCTTGTGGCTAATCAAAGTATCAATGGAGGCCAGTTATATGGTTTGGCAATCATATTGCTGGGGGTATTGCTGACCAATGTGACCAAGTATTTTAAACTTTCAAAACGGTCTAAGGTCAAAATCAGAAGAGTGAGAAGATTTTTTAACAGGACAGGCAAGAGATATCAGCCTATTTAA
- a CDS encoding type IA DNA topoisomerase yields MKLCIAEKPSVARDIAKVLGATASKQGYMEGNGYCVTWTFGHLCTLKEPHDYGPQFKSWNLFSLPIIPSSFGIKLIPNKGVENQFKVIERLVEECDEVINCGDAGQEGELIQRWVLQKAKCNKPVQRLWISSLTEDAIKEGFASLKPAEDYKNLYLAGNARAIGDWLLGINATRLFTKKFGGNKAVLSIGRVQTPTLAMLVQRQKEIDAFTTEEYWELKTKYRDVIFNAAIDRLKTLERAEKGLEYLKVNPFEIVSFEIKEGKEKNPRLFDLTGLQVEANKKYGYSAENTLNYVQSLYEKKHVTYPRVDTTYLSDSLYPKIEGILKKMYPYQELIAPLLEAPIPKSKAVFDDTKVTDHHAIIPTEVPPSQNLSREEKLIYDLIAKRFIAVFYPECKISNTLVEGKVGTIPFKTSGRQILEPGWRTVYAKEPKEESTDKEKEEEQTIPEFVVGETGPHDPMIHQGKTTPPKPYTEATLLRAMETAGKQVEDEELREMLKNNGIGRPSTRANIIETLFKRKYIEKKRKNLIATQTGIQLIDTIEDELLKSPELTGEWESKLRKIEKGEYEANLFKEELIQMVTELTDKVVYGKGKVITLQSEEQEEVKEKKKREPAQKKELQSWEETKCPKCKEHNLIKGKTAVGCSDFKNCGFKITFEIFGKKLSDKQLLDLVLKGKTSKLKGFSTHPEGLTEGVLSLPDDFQVQLS; encoded by the coding sequence ATGAAATTATGTATTGCCGAAAAGCCAAGTGTTGCCAGAGATATTGCCAAAGTGTTAGGTGCTACTGCATCTAAACAGGGCTATATGGAAGGAAATGGCTATTGCGTAACATGGACATTCGGGCACCTTTGTACCCTGAAAGAACCTCACGATTACGGACCACAATTCAAATCCTGGAATTTATTTTCACTGCCGATTATTCCCAGCAGTTTTGGAATAAAGCTGATCCCGAATAAAGGGGTTGAAAATCAGTTTAAAGTAATTGAAAGATTGGTCGAAGAATGTGATGAGGTCATCAACTGCGGGGATGCCGGGCAGGAGGGAGAACTCATCCAGCGTTGGGTATTGCAGAAAGCAAAATGCAACAAACCCGTTCAGCGTTTATGGATCTCTTCTTTGACGGAAGATGCTATTAAAGAAGGGTTTGCAAGCCTTAAACCGGCAGAAGATTATAAAAATCTATACCTGGCCGGAAATGCCAGAGCAATAGGAGACTGGCTGTTGGGAATCAATGCGACAAGACTTTTTACCAAGAAATTTGGTGGTAATAAAGCGGTACTTTCCATTGGAAGAGTACAGACACCTACATTGGCCATGCTGGTTCAGCGTCAGAAAGAAATTGATGCCTTTACCACAGAAGAATATTGGGAACTGAAAACCAAATACCGTGATGTAATTTTCAATGCGGCGATTGATCGTCTTAAAACTTTAGAAAGAGCAGAAAAAGGGCTAGAATACCTTAAAGTAAACCCATTTGAGATTGTTTCTTTCGAAATTAAAGAAGGAAAAGAAAAGAATCCAAGGCTTTTTGACCTGACCGGATTGCAGGTTGAAGCCAATAAAAAATATGGGTATTCTGCAGAAAATACCTTGAACTATGTTCAAAGTCTTTATGAAAAGAAGCATGTAACCTATCCGCGTGTTGATACAACCTACTTATCAGACAGTTTATATCCGAAAATAGAAGGGATTCTAAAAAAAATGTATCCTTATCAGGAATTGATTGCTCCTTTACTGGAAGCTCCGATTCCAAAATCAAAGGCAGTATTTGACGATACCAAAGTAACCGATCACCATGCGATCATTCCTACGGAAGTTCCTCCTTCTCAAAATCTGAGCAGGGAAGAAAAGCTGATCTATGACCTGATCGCAAAACGTTTTATTGCTGTTTTCTATCCGGAATGTAAAATTTCAAATACTTTAGTAGAAGGTAAAGTAGGAACTATTCCTTTCAAAACCAGCGGAAGACAGATTCTGGAACCGGGATGGAGAACTGTATACGCTAAAGAGCCCAAAGAAGAATCTACTGATAAAGAAAAAGAAGAGGAACAAACCATTCCTGAATTTGTTGTTGGGGAAACCGGGCCTCACGATCCTATGATTCATCAGGGAAAGACCACCCCTCCAAAGCCTTACACTGAAGCAACCTTGCTGAGAGCAATGGAAACTGCCGGAAAACAGGTGGAAGATGAAGAGTTACGTGAAATGCTGAAGAATAACGGGATTGGAAGACCATCTACCCGTGCCAACATCATAGAAACCCTTTTCAAAAGAAAATATATTGAAAAGAAACGTAAAAACCTGATTGCCACCCAAACAGGTATTCAGCTGATTGATACCATTGAAGACGAACTTTTAAAGAGCCCGGAACTGACCGGTGAATGGGAATCTAAACTTCGTAAAATTGAAAAAGGAGAGTATGAAGCCAACCTTTTCAAAGAAGAACTGATCCAGATGGTAACAGAACTTACGGATAAAGTTGTTTACGGAAAAGGGAAAGTCATTACCCTGCAGAGCGAAGAGCAAGAAGAGGTGAAGGAAAAGAAAAAGAGAGAACCTGCCCAGAAAAAAGAACTTCAGTCCTGGGAAGAAACAAAGTGCCCGAAATGCAAGGAACATAATCTGATCAAAGGGAAAACTGCAGTGGGATGTTCTGACTTTAAAAATTGTGGGTTTAAGATAACCTTTGAAATCTTTGGCAAAAAGCTTTCAGATAAACAGCTTTTAGATCTTGTTTTAAAAGGTAAAACGTCTAAATTGAAAGGCTTTAGCACCCATCCGGAAGGACTTACAGAAGGTGTACTTTCTTTACCAGATGATTTCCAGGTACAGCTTAGCTGA